A single window of Lacerta agilis isolate rLacAgi1 chromosome 12, rLacAgi1.pri, whole genome shotgun sequence DNA harbors:
- the ZDHHC3 gene encoding palmitoyltransferase ZDHHC3 isoform X2 yields MMITPIHRCRDIERKPEYLQPDQCVPPPSRGSSGTMWFIRDGCGIACAVVTWFLVLYADFVVILVMLLPSRDYIYSVINAIVFNTLAFLALASHMRAMVTDPGAVPKGNATKEFIESLQLKPGQVVYKCPKCCSIKPDRAHHCSVCKRCIRKMDHHCPWVNNCVGENNQKYFVLFTMYIALISLHALIMVGFHFLYCFEEDWTKCSSFSPPTTVILLILLCFEALLFLIFTSVMFGTQVHSICTDETGIEQLKKEERRWAKKTKWMNMKAVFGHPFSIVWLSPFATPDQGKADPYQYVV; encoded by the exons ATGATGATTACTCCAATCCACCGCTGCAGAGATATTGAGAGGAAACCGGAATACCTTCAACCGGACCAGTGCGTTCCACCTCCCAGCCGCGGTTCCTCGGGAACAATGTGGTTTATCCGTGATGGCTGCGGTATTGCCTGTGCGGTCGTCACTTGGTTCCTGGTCCTCTATGCCGACTTTGTGGTCATTCTCGTAATGCTGCTTCCCTCCAGAGACTATATTTACAGCGTGATCAACGCCATAGTTTTCAACACATTGGCATTCCTGGCTCTCGCTTCGCACATGAGAGCTATGGTAACAGATCCA GGTGCAGTGCCCAAAGGCAACGCCACAAAAGAGTTCATAGAAAGTTTGCAGCTGAAGCCGGGGCAAGTAGTTTACAAGTGTCCAAAATGCTGTAGCATCAAACCCGACAGAGCACATCACTGCAG TGTTTGCAAGAGGTGTATACGGAAAATGGATCACCACTGCCCATGGGTTAACAACTGCGTAGGAGAGAACAACCAGAAGTACTTTGTACTGTTTACA ATGTATATAGCACTTATTTCCCTGCATGCCCTGATCATGGTTGGATTTCACTTCCTGTATTGCTTTGAAGAAGACTGGACAA AGTGCAGTTCTTTCTCTCCACCAACGACTGTGATCCTTCTTATCCTCTTGTGCTTTGAGGCTCTCCTCTTCCTAATCTTCACGTCTGTAATGTTTGGAACGCAGGTACACTCCATCTGCACTGATGAAACG GGAATAGAACAGttgaaaaaagaagagagaagatgggctaaaaaaacaaaatggatgAACATGAAAGCAGTATTTGGCCACCCGTTCTCTATAGTTTGGCTTAGCCCATTTGCTACTCCCGATCAAGGAAAAGCAGACCCGTATCAGTATGTGGTCTAA
- the ZDHHC3 gene encoding palmitoyltransferase ZDHHC3 isoform X1, which translates to MMITPIHRCRDIERKPEYLQPDQCVPPPSRGSSGTMWFIRDGCGIACAVVTWFLVLYADFVVILVMLLPSRDYIYSVINAIVFNTLAFLALASHMRAMVTDPGAVPKGNATKEFIESLQLKPGQVVYKCPKCCSIKPDRAHHCSVCKRCIRKMDHHCPWVNNCVGENNQKYFVLFTMYIALISLHALIMVGFHFLYCFEEDWTKCSSFSPPTTVILLILLCFEALLFLIFTSVMFGTQVHSICTDETGIERLKKQEPTWEKVSGWEGMKLAFGGNLSPRWFNPFSDLSCKKAPPAGTATVAPSEMAVQEAFEQLSPQEVVVGVLDE; encoded by the exons ATGATGATTACTCCAATCCACCGCTGCAGAGATATTGAGAGGAAACCGGAATACCTTCAACCGGACCAGTGCGTTCCACCTCCCAGCCGCGGTTCCTCGGGAACAATGTGGTTTATCCGTGATGGCTGCGGTATTGCCTGTGCGGTCGTCACTTGGTTCCTGGTCCTCTATGCCGACTTTGTGGTCATTCTCGTAATGCTGCTTCCCTCCAGAGACTATATTTACAGCGTGATCAACGCCATAGTTTTCAACACATTGGCATTCCTGGCTCTCGCTTCGCACATGAGAGCTATGGTAACAGATCCA GGTGCAGTGCCCAAAGGCAACGCCACAAAAGAGTTCATAGAAAGTTTGCAGCTGAAGCCGGGGCAAGTAGTTTACAAGTGTCCAAAATGCTGTAGCATCAAACCCGACAGAGCACATCACTGCAG TGTTTGCAAGAGGTGTATACGGAAAATGGATCACCACTGCCCATGGGTTAACAACTGCGTAGGAGAGAACAACCAGAAGTACTTTGTACTGTTTACA ATGTATATAGCACTTATTTCCCTGCATGCCCTGATCATGGTTGGATTTCACTTCCTGTATTGCTTTGAAGAAGACTGGACAA AGTGCAGTTCTTTCTCTCCACCAACGACTGTGATCCTTCTTATCCTCTTGTGCTTTGAGGCTCTCCTCTTCCTAATCTTCACGTCTGTAATGTTTGGAACGCAGGTACACTCCATCTGCACTGATGAAACG GGCATAGAGCGGCTTAAAAAACAGGAGCCGACGTGGGAAAAAGTCAGCGGCTGGGAAGGGATGAAACTGGCTTTCGGGGGTAATCTTTCACCGAGGTGGTTCAATCCTTTTTCAGACCTGAGTTGCAAGAAGGCTCCTCCAGCCGGCACGGCGACAGTGGCTCCGTCCGAGATGGCGGTCCAGGAAGCTTTCGAGCAGCTTTCTCCTCAAGAGGTGGTTGTGGGTGTGCTAGACGAATGA